The following are encoded together in the Blautia obeum ATCC 29174 genome:
- a CDS encoding phage tail tape measure protein produces MAKTLIEIRAETSQYQQAMRQAAAEMKNLTAQHSLAAAQAKLSGSAQDALRARVTELTSKIDVQKGIVQQNGQQYDNLKQKLELQKTAHDQLKTKVEAAKKAYEDSAKATGEDSEETQKLKAEYEKLSSQLSTSESQITKTETAITKQEAAVNQSKAALTEMEAELKNVNAELARAPFDEYAAKAEKVGGTLTSVGQKLLPLSTGIAGLGVAAVKTTADFDSEMSKVSAISGATGTDLDKLRGKAREMGAKTKFSASEAAQGMQYMAMAGWKTQDMMDGLEGIMNLAAASGEDLASTSDIVTDALTAFGLSAKDSSHFSDILAAASSNANTNVSMMGETFKYAAPVLGSLGYTAEDAALAIGLMANAGIKSSQAGTTLRGAITNLAKPTDTVAAAMDKYGISLTDSSGKMLSLRELMEQLRQKLGGLSEAEQAQAAAALFGKEAMSGMLAIINGSDKDFEKLAGAIDNCDGSSEKMANTMNDNLQGQITILMSQLQELAISFGEILMPKIRDIVTHIQNFVDKLNAMDEGQKETILRIGMFVAALAPMLMGLGKVITFSANVSRALGTLSAGLVKAGGFSGVFTKALGLITSPAAIVVGVIAAITAVIIHLWNTNEDFRNTITAIWQKIKDAFTTFAAGISERLSALGITFSDVTSAIKTIWDGFCNLLAPVLEAAFSTIAIALQTAFNVILGIWDVFSAVFSGDWSGAWEAIKGIFSSIWDGLKEYFSTIIGAVKGVADVFLGWFGTNWETVWNGVKTFFEGIWNGISSFFEGIWNGISTFCTTVWNGIVTNVTAFCTTVHDTISTIFNAVKDVVSNVWETIKNVVQVAIMFIVEVVKAAFELITVPFRFIWENCRDTIISVWETIKSAVQTAINFVKDNIITPVMNAISATITTVWNAIQTTFTTVINAIKSAVQTAWNFMKDNVVTPVMNAISTTISTVWNTIKTTFTTVINAIKSAVQTAWNFMKNSVITPVMNGIKTVITTVWNAIKTAVQTVVNAIKTTVQTVFNAVKTTVTTIWNAIKTGTSTAWNAVKTAVTTPINAAKSAVTSAINGIKSTISSVWNSVKSATSSTWNAIKRAITTPINAAKTAVGNAISAIRSKFNFSWSLPHLRLPHPSISGSFSLNPPSVPHFSISWYKNGGIMTKPTAFGAAGDTLLAGGEAGAEAILPLKQFYDRLGDMLDKKLDAIMTGTTVYVYVTMDGEVVATKVYSKVEEKFTDEIKRRR; encoded by the coding sequence ATGGCTAAGACCTTAATTGAGATTAGGGCAGAAACGTCGCAGTATCAGCAGGCGATGCGTCAGGCAGCAGCAGAGATGAAAAACCTGACAGCACAGCATTCGCTGGCTGCGGCACAAGCAAAGTTAAGCGGATCCGCGCAGGACGCCCTGCGTGCAAGAGTGACCGAACTGACATCGAAGATAGATGTTCAAAAGGGGATCGTGCAACAGAATGGACAACAGTATGACAACTTAAAACAGAAGTTGGAACTGCAAAAAACAGCGCACGATCAGCTGAAGACAAAGGTTGAAGCGGCAAAAAAAGCATATGAAGATAGTGCGAAAGCGACAGGCGAAGACAGCGAAGAAACACAGAAGCTGAAGGCAGAATATGAAAAGTTGTCTTCGCAGCTGTCCACCAGTGAAAGCCAGATCACAAAAACAGAAACAGCGATCACGAAGCAGGAAGCGGCAGTGAATCAGTCGAAAGCTGCACTGACTGAAATGGAAGCGGAATTGAAAAATGTGAACGCAGAACTTGCGCGTGCGCCGTTTGATGAATATGCAGCAAAAGCAGAAAAGGTTGGCGGCACATTAACGAGTGTGGGGCAGAAACTTCTTCCGTTATCGACCGGTATTGCAGGGCTTGGAGTTGCGGCTGTTAAGACGACAGCGGATTTTGACAGTGAAATGTCGAAAGTATCAGCAATTTCCGGAGCAACAGGAACGGATCTTGATAAACTGCGAGGAAAAGCCCGTGAAATGGGCGCAAAAACAAAGTTCAGCGCATCAGAAGCTGCACAGGGGATGCAGTACATGGCGATGGCTGGATGGAAGACGCAGGACATGATGGACGGCTTGGAGGGCATCATGAATCTTGCGGCAGCATCAGGAGAAGATCTTGCATCGACATCCGACATCGTAACAGATGCCCTGACCGCCTTCGGACTTTCGGCAAAAGATTCCAGTCATTTTTCTGATATTTTGGCGGCAGCATCATCGAATGCAAATACCAACGTGTCGATGATGGGTGAAACGTTTAAATACGCAGCCCCGGTTCTCGGATCGTTAGGATACACAGCAGAAGATGCTGCGCTTGCGATCGGATTGATGGCAAATGCAGGTATCAAGTCCAGCCAGGCGGGAACAACTTTGCGAGGAGCCATCACGAACCTTGCGAAGCCAACAGATACTGTCGCGGCTGCGATGGATAAGTATGGAATATCATTGACAGATAGTTCCGGTAAGATGCTTTCGCTGCGTGAACTGATGGAACAGCTGCGGCAGAAGCTGGGTGGACTGTCAGAAGCGGAACAGGCACAGGCAGCAGCGGCATTATTCGGAAAGGAAGCAATGTCCGGAATGCTGGCGATCATAAACGGATCAGATAAAGATTTTGAGAAGCTGGCAGGAGCGATCGACAACTGCGATGGATCATCTGAAAAGATGGCAAACACAATGAATGACAATCTTCAGGGACAGATCACGATCCTGATGTCACAGCTTCAGGAACTTGCTATCAGCTTCGGGGAAATTCTGATGCCAAAAATCCGTGATATTGTGACACATATTCAGAACTTTGTGGACAAACTGAATGCAATGGACGAAGGACAAAAAGAAACAATTCTTCGCATCGGAATGTTTGTGGCAGCACTTGCACCGATGCTGATGGGATTGGGGAAAGTGATCACGTTCAGCGCAAATGTATCACGCGCACTTGGAACGCTGTCAGCCGGACTTGTAAAAGCAGGCGGATTTTCAGGAGTATTCACGAAAGCACTGGGATTGATTACATCACCAGCGGCGATTGTAGTGGGAGTGATTGCAGCAATTACAGCAGTCATTATTCATTTATGGAATACGAATGAGGATTTCAGAAATACGATCACGGCGATCTGGCAGAAAATCAAAGATGCATTCACAACATTTGCAGCAGGAATCAGTGAAAGACTGTCAGCGTTAGGAATTACATTCAGCGACGTGACGTCAGCAATAAAAACAATCTGGGACGGATTCTGTAATTTGCTTGCACCAGTGTTGGAAGCTGCCTTCAGTACGATTGCAATCGCATTACAAACAGCTTTCAATGTCATTCTTGGAATATGGGATGTATTTTCTGCTGTATTCAGTGGCGACTGGTCTGGTGCGTGGGAAGCTATAAAAGGAATTTTTTCAAGCATCTGGGATGGTCTGAAAGAATATTTTTCAACAATAATCGGAGCAGTCAAAGGTGTAGCGGATGTTTTTCTTGGATGGTTTGGAACTAACTGGGAAACTGTCTGGAATGGAGTGAAAACCTTTTTTGAAGGAATCTGGAACGGAATTTCTTCGTTTTTTGAAGGAATCTGGAATGGGATTTCAACATTCTGCACAACGGTGTGGAATGGAATTGTTACAAACGTGACGGCGTTCTGCACGACCGTACACGATACGATCAGCACAATCTTTAATGCTGTGAAAGATGTCGTGTCTAATGTGTGGGAAACAATAAAGAATGTGGTTCAGGTTGCGATCATGTTCATAGTGGAAGTTGTCAAAGCAGCATTTGAATTGATAACCGTACCGTTCCGGTTTATCTGGGAAAATTGTCGAGATACGATCATAAGCGTATGGGAAACAATCAAAAGCGCGGTACAGACAGCAATCAATTTTGTGAAAGATAATATCATCACGCCAGTGATGAATGCGATCAGCGCAACGATCACGACGGTATGGAATGCGATTCAGACGACATTCACGACAGTGATAAATGCAATAAAGTCTGCGGTACAGACGGCATGGAATTTCATGAAGGATAATGTGGTCACACCAGTGATGAATGCGATCAGCACAACGATCTCGACGGTGTGGAACACCATTAAAACAACATTCACGACAGTGATAAATGCAATAAAGTCCGCGGTACAGACGGCATGGAATTTCATGAAAAACAGCGTGATCACGCCAGTAATGAACGGAATAAAAACAGTCATCACAACAGTGTGGAATGCGATCAAAACGGCGGTGCAGACTGTCGTAAATGCGATCAAAACGACGGTGCAGACTGTATTCAACGCAGTAAAGACAACAGTGACAACAATCTGGAATGCGATCAAAACAGGAACATCGACGGCATGGAATGCAGTGAAGACTGCGGTGACAACACCGATCAATGCCGCAAAGTCAGCAGTGACATCTGCGATTAACGGGATTAAGTCAACGATAAGTTCTGTATGGAATAGCGTGAAATCAGCAACGTCTTCGACATGGAATGCAATCAAGAGAGCGATCACAACACCGATCAATGCTGCAAAAACTGCGGTAGGAAATGCGATCAGTGCGATCCGATCAAAATTCAACTTCAGCTGGTCATTACCGCATTTGAGACTGCCTCATCCGTCTATCAGCGGATCATTCAGCTTGAATCCGCCATCAGTTCCACATTTCAGCATTAGCTGGTATAAGAACGGCGGTATTATGACGAAACCGACCGCATTCGGGGCGGCAGGCGACACATTGCTGGCAGGAGGAGAAGCGGGAGCAGAAGCAATCCTTCCATTGAAACAGTTCTATGACAGGCTGGGCGACATGCTGGATAAAAAGTTGGATGCAATTATGACAGGAACAACGGTATATGTCTATGTAACAATGGACGGCGAAGTCGTGGCAACGAAAGTATATTCAAAAGTGGAAGAAAAATTCACAGATGAAATAAAACGGAGGAGGTAA
- a CDS encoding phage tail protein, with the protein MLQIYDDQHRRIAGIDDPDDLKIEKTLSSGDKQISFSYPKTGSEIENLRAEYYIRTKDDEYVLKEINTGENKNSYVAQLNIEELESQEFLYGFESVTQTARACLEFAFDGTGWTVGICTVTKRRTVSIDETCNAWDVLQEVMDTYRCECKIDNIQKRIDLYEAIGMDRGAYFIEGLNLRKLTLKSDTYDFYTRIYPVGKDGITPEIMLGVPYIDNHQYSDKVIPRYWKDERYTITENLIEDATAKLDTASKPYTAYTADVADLASQKKEYSILEYDIGDTVHLISKTEATKEKQRIVKMTEYPQHPDKNTCELSNATKSFAQLQEETEEKMKSDAVDQAQARTRKTLNEGYWTIEQAQAAIKSSESGIMTSVQQVRTEQRDLTYAAEQEAKDYASQLNEKTIERMTNEYSTALNQTANSFDMSIKSVEETVTSQGDELEEFRKENETYFHYTDDGMEIGKKQDGGVLPFSTLLSNKRLEFRQEGVPVAYVQYNKLHIENVEAVRRWSVGAADDGGYFDFISTQYGMGVKWREAEQVEETATQSVKRQKQKQEYKQLIDDDGIFEVVKV; encoded by the coding sequence ATGCTTCAGATATATGATGATCAGCACAGGAGAATTGCAGGAATAGATGATCCGGATGATCTAAAAATTGAAAAAACATTATCATCCGGAGATAAGCAGATTTCATTCAGTTATCCGAAAACAGGATCAGAAATTGAAAATTTGCGGGCTGAATATTATATCAGGACAAAAGATGATGAATATGTTCTGAAGGAAATAAACACAGGAGAAAATAAAAACAGTTATGTAGCACAGCTGAATATAGAAGAACTGGAATCACAGGAATTTCTGTACGGATTTGAGAGTGTAACACAGACGGCGCGCGCCTGCTTGGAATTCGCTTTTGATGGAACGGGTTGGACGGTTGGAATTTGTACAGTAACAAAGCGAAGAACAGTCAGCATTGATGAAACGTGCAATGCTTGGGATGTACTTCAGGAGGTTATGGACACATACAGATGCGAATGCAAGATCGACAACATCCAGAAGAGAATAGACCTATATGAAGCGATCGGAATGGATCGCGGAGCGTATTTCATAGAAGGATTAAACCTGCGGAAATTGACACTGAAATCAGATACATATGATTTCTATACAAGGATTTATCCAGTGGGAAAAGATGGGATCACACCGGAAATTATGCTGGGGGTTCCGTATATTGACAATCATCAGTATTCAGATAAAGTGATTCCGCGCTATTGGAAAGATGAACGATACACCATCACTGAAAATCTGATCGAAGATGCGACTGCGAAGCTGGACACAGCATCGAAGCCGTATACAGCATATACTGCTGACGTTGCGGATCTAGCATCACAGAAAAAGGAATACAGCATTCTGGAATATGACATCGGTGATACAGTGCATCTGATTTCAAAAACGGAAGCTACAAAAGAAAAACAGCGGATCGTGAAGATGACGGAATATCCGCAACATCCGGATAAAAACACCTGTGAACTTTCTAATGCGACAAAGAGTTTTGCACAGCTTCAGGAAGAAACAGAAGAAAAAATGAAGTCCGATGCAGTGGATCAGGCACAGGCAAGGACAAGGAAAACGCTGAATGAAGGATACTGGACAATCGAACAGGCACAGGCTGCAATTAAATCTTCAGAAAGCGGAATCATGACATCAGTTCAACAGGTTAGAACAGAACAAAGGGATCTGACCTATGCAGCAGAACAGGAAGCGAAAGACTATGCTTCACAGCTGAATGAAAAGACCATTGAAAGAATGACAAATGAATATTCAACAGCGCTGAATCAGACTGCAAATTCATTTGATATGTCTATTAAGTCGGTCGAAGAAACTGTGACATCGCAGGGCGACGAACTGGAAGAATTCAGAAAAGAGAATGAAACATATTTCCATTACACGGATGATGGAATGGAAATCGGAAAAAAGCAGGATGGCGGGGTGTTGCCGTTTTCAACATTGCTATCTAACAAAAGACTGGAATTCAGACAGGAAGGCGTTCCGGTGGCATATGTGCAGTACAACAAGCTGCACATTGAAAATGTCGAAGCGGTGCGAAGATGGTCAGTCGGAGCAGCAGACGACGGAGGATACTTTGATTTCATATCTACACAGTACGGGATGGGCGTGAAATGGAGAGAAGCGGAGCAGGTGGAAGAAACGGCAACACAGAGCGTCAAAAGGCAAAAACAGAAACAGGAATACAAACAGCTGATCGACGATGATGGAATATTCGAGGTAGTAAAAGTATGA
- a CDS encoding phage distal tail protein, giving the protein MIINGIDVRRYGATLLTAETKPPKMTANYEMMSKALLPTEYDTDIPLGSMTMTIYFRGKNRATLERTMSSFMQNFRSSCIMEEIRGFKGKYKGFLAGDDYEKTLEKEKRILTLEFDGFFFDDEAEGIFDQELEGKLYAEGSRDTPCIIEVTAKADLTNYKITLNGEPYTIESLMDGETIVINGKTGKITKEGDNAFGSVDLWAFPKLKTGRNDLAFSTNGARVTVRYSPMWL; this is encoded by the coding sequence ATGATCATAAACGGGATTGACGTCAGAAGATACGGGGCGACATTACTGACGGCAGAAACAAAGCCCCCGAAGATGACGGCAAACTATGAAATGATGTCAAAAGCACTTCTTCCGACAGAGTACGACACAGATATTCCACTGGGTTCTATGACAATGACCATATACTTCAGGGGAAAGAACAGGGCGACACTGGAAAGAACAATGTCATCTTTTATGCAGAATTTCAGGTCATCCTGCATTATGGAAGAAATCAGAGGATTCAAAGGAAAATACAAAGGTTTTCTGGCTGGCGATGATTACGAAAAAACGCTTGAAAAGGAAAAAAGAATTCTGACATTAGAATTTGATGGATTCTTTTTTGACGATGAAGCAGAAGGGATATTTGATCAGGAACTGGAAGGAAAGCTGTACGCAGAAGGAAGCCGGGATACACCTTGCATTATTGAAGTGACAGCAAAAGCGGATCTGACAAACTATAAGATAACACTAAACGGGGAACCGTACACTATTGAAAGCCTGATGGATGGCGAAACGATTGTGATTAACGGGAAGACCGGAAAAATAACAAAGGAAGGGGATAACGCTTTCGGATCCGTGGATCTGTGGGCGTTCCCTAAACTGAAAACGGGAAGAAATGACCTTGCGTTTTCAACGAATGGCGCAAGGGTAACAGTTAGGTATTCCCCGATGTGGTTATAA